A genomic window from Sulfurospirillum diekertiae includes:
- a CDS encoding ATP-binding cassette domain-containing protein, producing MSQEVLRIENLSFAYPNSKLLYDNFSLHVKVGEVVAILGASGSGKSTLFELIAGNLKANSGTIHVMKLSQIFQDPYTSFHPTYTIVNQISDVAPLHDLHQLCDALDLDTEVLAQKPHQLSGGQLQRCSILRALLMKPSLILADEPTSALDNITGLHVMQLLMQFLDRIGILLITHDKDLASWCSDRMIELKEKK from the coding sequence ATGAGCCAAGAGGTTTTACGCATTGAAAATCTAAGCTTTGCCTACCCAAATTCCAAGCTTTTATATGACAATTTTTCTTTACATGTAAAGGTTGGAGAAGTCGTTGCCATTTTGGGGGCAAGTGGCAGTGGGAAAAGTACACTTTTTGAACTCATTGCAGGAAATCTGAAAGCCAACAGTGGCACGATTCATGTGATGAAACTTTCGCAGATTTTTCAAGACCCTTACACATCGTTTCATCCGACCTATACCATTGTCAATCAGATCAGTGATGTTGCTCCTTTACACGATTTGCATCAGTTATGCGATGCACTTGATCTTGACACGGAGGTATTGGCTCAAAAACCGCATCAACTCAGCGGTGGGCAGCTGCAAAGATGCTCTATTTTAAGAGCACTGTTGATGAAGCCTTCCCTCATTTTAGCCGATGAGCCCACTTCAGCACTCGATAACATTACAGGATTACATGTCATGCAACTGTTGATGCAGTTTTTAGATCGAATAGGCATTTTGCTTATCACGCACGATAAAGATTTGGCATCGTGGTGCAGTGATCGTATGATTGAGTTAAAAGAAAAAAAATAG
- a CDS encoding PDGLE domain-containing protein has translation MKKILYPILILFILIPLGLLSENPAWAEWDNEYYQEVLGFIPRGIENAFHLRALAPDYTIDGLNDVIAYYLSGMLGVALIFGIFYFLGKKFAR, from the coding sequence ATGAAAAAGATACTTTATCCCATACTTATCTTATTTATACTGATACCTCTTGGATTATTGAGTGAAAATCCTGCGTGGGCTGAGTGGGACAATGAATACTATCAAGAGGTTTTAGGTTTTATCCCCAGAGGGATTGAAAATGCTTTTCACTTAAGAGCACTAGCACCTGATTATACGATAGATGGGTTAAACGATGTCATCGCTTACTATCTTTCAGGGATGTTGGGAGTTGCTTTGATTTTTGGAATTTTCTATTTTCTCGGGAAAAAATTTGCGCGATAG
- a CDS encoding glutamate-5-semialdehyde dehydrogenase encodes MQTFLEHAKSASRIIATLDPKTKMDVLAHMAEALERHSALIITENKKDLEEAKKNNLSSALVDRLLLNTQRIADMANAIREIAALKEPVGRILEGWVVPSGLRIEKVSIPIGVVGIIYESRPNVTSDTAALCFKSGNACVLKGGKEAFYSNAVIASILQEVLEKFNLPIEIISLLPDSSREGVAKLIKMDKYVDLIIPRGGEALIRFVSENATVPVVKHDKGVCHTYVDKEANLDQAIEIVLNAKCQRPSACNSLETLLVHESVAESFLPRMKEALDLTGAEIKGCDKTQNLLHVKLASEEDYHTEHLCNALNIKIVESVDEAIAHIAEFGSSHSEAILSENYTTVERFLNEVDAATVYANASTRFTDGGEFGFGAEVGISTNKLHARGPMGINDLTTYKFKVYGKGQIRA; translated from the coding sequence GTGCAAACTTTTCTAGAACATGCCAAATCTGCCAGTCGAATTATCGCCACCCTTGATCCTAAAACAAAAATGGATGTTTTAGCACATATGGCAGAGGCTTTAGAGAGACACAGTGCGCTTATCATAACCGAAAATAAAAAAGATTTAGAAGAAGCCAAGAAAAACAATTTAAGTTCAGCACTTGTTGATCGACTCTTACTCAACACGCAACGCATAGCAGATATGGCAAATGCCATTCGCGAAATTGCAGCGCTCAAAGAGCCTGTAGGGCGTATTTTAGAAGGTTGGGTTGTTCCTAGTGGACTCAGAATTGAAAAAGTCAGCATTCCTATTGGTGTGGTAGGTATCATTTATGAAAGTCGTCCCAATGTGACCAGCGATACCGCCGCCCTTTGCTTTAAAAGTGGCAATGCATGTGTGCTAAAAGGTGGTAAAGAGGCATTTTACAGCAATGCAGTTATTGCTTCCATTTTACAAGAAGTGCTCGAAAAATTCAACCTCCCTATAGAGATTATTTCGCTTTTGCCCGATTCCAGTCGTGAAGGCGTTGCTAAGCTGATCAAAATGGACAAATATGTTGATCTTATCATCCCTCGCGGTGGTGAGGCGTTGATTCGTTTTGTGAGTGAAAATGCAACCGTTCCTGTGGTAAAACATGACAAAGGTGTCTGTCATACCTATGTGGATAAAGAAGCGAATTTAGACCAAGCCATCGAAATTGTTTTAAACGCCAAATGCCAACGCCCAAGTGCGTGTAATTCACTGGAAACACTTTTAGTTCATGAATCTGTGGCGGAAAGTTTTTTACCCCGTATGAAAGAGGCGCTTGACCTGACTGGAGCGGAGATAAAAGGATGTGATAAGACTCAAAATCTTTTACATGTAAAGCTTGCCAGTGAGGAAGATTACCATACCGAACACCTTTGTAATGCTCTCAATATCAAGATCGTTGAAAGCGTAGATGAAGCAATAGCCCATATTGCGGAGTTTGGCTCTTCGCATTCTGAAGCCATTTTGAGTGAAAATTATACTACCGTTGAACGCTTTTTAAATGAAGTTGACGCGGCAACGGTTTATGCCAATGCTTCCACCCGTTTTACAGATGGTGGTGAGTTTGGTTTTGGCGCAGAAGTGGGCATCAGTACCAACAAACTTCATGCACGTGGACCTATGGGCATTAATGACCTGACCACTTACAAATTCAAAGTTTATGGTAAAGGGCAAATTCGCGCATGA
- a CDS encoding HIT family protein: MNYLYAPWRDTYFSDKPEGCVFCNISAHSEKDEEYHVLYRDKLCFIVMNRYPYSPGHFMVIPHQHTDAIEELEPEVWLHISLIVQRCVQMLKQGLGAHGVNLGMNLGKSGGAGIAEHIHYHVIPRWMGDTNFITTIADTRVYGTDFEKIYQHLKGLIPEYIAC, translated from the coding sequence ATGAACTATCTGTATGCTCCATGGCGTGATACTTATTTTAGTGATAAGCCCGAAGGATGTGTCTTTTGCAATATTAGTGCACATTCCGAAAAAGATGAAGAGTATCATGTACTCTATCGCGATAAACTCTGTTTCATTGTTATGAATCGTTACCCTTACTCACCAGGGCACTTTATGGTTATTCCCCATCAGCATACAGACGCCATTGAAGAGCTTGAGCCAGAAGTATGGTTACACATCTCTTTGATCGTGCAGCGTTGTGTACAGATGCTTAAACAGGGTCTTGGAGCACACGGTGTCAACTTAGGTATGAATCTTGGTAAAAGCGGTGGAGCAGGTATTGCTGAGCATATACATTACCATGTTATACCACGTTGGATGGGTGATACTAATTTTATAACGACAATTGCAGACACAAGAGTTTATGGAACTGATTTTGAAAAAATTTACCAACATCTTAAAGGGCTTATTCCTGAGTATATTGCATGTTAA
- the mnmH gene encoding tRNA 2-selenouridine(34) synthase MnmH: MLNDVEIDAFITQKSSFDLLIDARSPKEFNESHIPNAQNFYALNDAEHQEVGTIYKQVSRNDAKILGARYICQNVALHLQEISKHYKIGARIGIYCARGGLRSSSIAIILSHIGYQVYRLTGGYKNYRLHVLTYLETIPHHHFILLGGNTGCGKSELLQILQPSIDLEMLANHLGSSFGSIKGAQPSQKAFENILCEILCKISPNTYIFIEAESKRMGKCTIPALLHERMQQGFRVEITAPLEQRVERILKDYVSITTDFFNQAMQMISPYIKKSVKEAAQIAYESNHLAEVAKILLVEYYDVVYKKPRKVDLVIDNADQSQSIQALQALHVKLSNV, from the coding sequence ATGTTAAATGATGTCGAGATTGATGCCTTTATTACCCAAAAATCCTCTTTTGATCTTTTGATTGATGCACGTAGTCCCAAAGAATTTAATGAATCACACATTCCAAATGCTCAAAATTTCTATGCGTTAAATGATGCTGAGCATCAAGAAGTGGGTACCATCTATAAACAAGTTTCTCGTAATGATGCAAAAATACTAGGAGCTCGTTATATTTGCCAAAATGTTGCACTCCACCTTCAAGAGATTTCCAAACATTACAAAATTGGTGCAAGAATTGGTATCTATTGTGCAAGAGGAGGGCTAAGATCTAGCTCTATTGCCATTATTCTCTCTCATATTGGCTACCAAGTGTATAGACTAACGGGCGGCTATAAAAACTACCGCCTGCACGTACTCACCTATCTTGAAACGATTCCGCACCACCATTTTATTTTACTTGGGGGCAATACAGGTTGCGGGAAAAGTGAGCTTTTACAAATTCTACAACCGTCCATTGATCTTGAAATGCTTGCCAATCATTTAGGTTCGAGCTTTGGTAGTATTAAAGGAGCTCAACCAAGTCAAAAAGCCTTTGAAAATATTTTATGCGAAATTTTATGTAAAATTAGTCCAAATACCTATATATTCATTGAAGCAGAGAGTAAGCGTATGGGAAAATGTACCATCCCCGCCCTGTTACATGAACGTATGCAACAAGGTTTTCGTGTCGAAATTACTGCCCCTCTTGAACAACGCGTTGAACGAATTCTCAAAGATTATGTGAGCATCACAACCGATTTTTTTAATCAAGCCATGCAAATGATTTCACCTTATATTAAGAAGAGTGTGAAAGAAGCCGCCCAAATAGCATATGAGAGCAATCATCTCGCAGAGGTAGCAAAGATACTTTTAGTAGAGTATTATGATGTAGTCTATAAAAAACCTCGTAAGGTTGATCTGGTCATAGATAATGCCGATCAAAGCCAGAGTATTCAAGCACTTCAAGCTTTACATGTAAAGCTTAGTAACGTCTAG
- a CDS encoding tetratricopeptide repeat protein, with protein MSRYYSFIIVLFLLAGCATKEVVVTKETTKKVFEEEDNLILQALDYQQNGDYVNARKIYHTLYEQSQKKVYLTEDAGLAFVLGDPDARDLIMQGIQKYPEEKNFNRLLVGQLVKEKRYEEAEKEILKLIEYDKTVQHLSIAGNLYLQMKEYDLALKYFESAYKQEQSEDLLLNIVELLYRFLGRKDDAVAYLETYANVEGCGEHTCFKLIEIYGRDRNVQGLIATYKKLYKEQPTDEIAKKIVELMLYTKDIKGATHFLEKTGLNQDMLIQIYATQKKFTEAYALAEKLYEESKNLDYLGKMAIYEYELNKTKLTPEILQSISKKFEEVTGLLKDSVYMNYYGYLLIDHDIDVPKGIRLVQDALALEPNSPYYLDSLAWGLFKQGKCEEAYAIMKYFGDNVIEEEVNAHIEAIKKCLKEKKPQ; from the coding sequence ATGTCCCGGTATTATTCGTTTATAATCGTCCTTTTTTTATTGGCTGGTTGCGCCACCAAAGAGGTTGTTGTTACCAAAGAGACAACAAAAAAAGTTTTTGAAGAAGAAGACAACCTTATTTTACAAGCATTAGATTATCAACAAAATGGCGATTATGTCAATGCACGCAAAATTTATCATACACTTTATGAACAGAGCCAAAAGAAAGTTTATCTTACGGAAGATGCAGGTCTTGCCTTTGTCTTAGGTGATCCTGATGCACGTGATCTTATTATGCAAGGGATTCAAAAATATCCTGAGGAAAAAAACTTTAACCGTCTGCTTGTAGGACAGCTTGTTAAAGAGAAACGCTATGAAGAAGCTGAAAAAGAGATTCTTAAACTCATTGAGTACGATAAAACAGTACAACATCTCAGTATCGCTGGCAATCTTTATTTGCAAATGAAAGAGTATGACTTAGCCCTTAAATATTTTGAAAGTGCCTACAAACAAGAGCAGTCAGAAGATCTTTTACTCAATATTGTTGAACTTCTGTACCGTTTTTTGGGGCGTAAAGATGACGCAGTCGCTTATTTGGAAACGTATGCAAATGTAGAAGGCTGCGGAGAACATACATGTTTTAAACTGATTGAGATTTATGGACGTGATCGCAATGTTCAAGGACTTATTGCTACGTATAAAAAACTGTATAAAGAACAACCAACAGATGAGATCGCCAAAAAAATCGTTGAATTAATGCTGTACACGAAAGATATCAAAGGGGCAACGCACTTCTTGGAAAAAACAGGTTTAAACCAAGACATGTTGATTCAAATTTATGCAACACAGAAAAAATTTACAGAAGCCTACGCTCTTGCTGAAAAGCTTTACGAAGAGAGCAAGAACCTTGATTATCTCGGTAAAATGGCTATTTATGAATATGAGCTCAATAAGACAAAACTGACACCTGAAATATTGCAATCCATATCCAAAAAATTTGAAGAAGTCACAGGATTGCTCAAAGATTCCGTGTATATGAATTACTATGGTTATCTATTAATTGACCATGATATTGATGTACCAAAAGGGATTCGTTTAGTACAAGATGCCCTTGCATTAGAGCCAAACTCACCTTATTATTTGGATTCTCTTGCTTGGGGGCTCTTTAAGCAAGGTAAATGCGAAGAAGCGTATGCCATCATGAAATACTTTGGTGACAATGTCATCGAAGAAGAGGTGAATGCCCATATTGAAGCCATTAAAAAATGTTTGAAAGAGAAAAAGCCACAATGA
- a CDS encoding DedA family protein gives MHAIIDWIVQTVGVLGYLGIFIMMLIESSIFPLPSEVVMIPAGYLCAKGEMNLAIVIALGTLGSISGALLNYYLAVKLGRKLILKYGHYVFIKPETLEKVEVFFKTHGSFSTFTARLIPVIRHYISLPAGLARMHLGLFCFYTGFGAGIWVSILTFLGYFFGQNEALLNEHLHTISIALIIFIVIFAAIYIWLHKKKERKRSAKKL, from the coding sequence ATGCACGCTATTATTGATTGGATTGTTCAAACCGTTGGAGTTTTAGGATACCTTGGTATTTTTATCATGATGTTGATTGAAAGTAGTATTTTCCCACTCCCTAGTGAAGTAGTGATGATACCCGCTGGGTATTTGTGTGCTAAAGGTGAGATGAATTTAGCCATTGTTATTGCCCTTGGCACGCTCGGAAGTATTTCAGGTGCACTTTTGAACTATTATTTGGCAGTCAAGTTAGGTCGAAAGTTGATTTTGAAGTATGGACATTACGTTTTTATCAAGCCAGAAACATTGGAAAAAGTGGAAGTATTCTTTAAAACGCACGGTTCATTTTCAACGTTTACCGCAAGGCTGATTCCTGTGATTCGCCACTACATCTCGCTTCCTGCGGGATTGGCACGTATGCATTTAGGACTTTTTTGTTTTTACACAGGCTTTGGAGCGGGTATTTGGGTTAGTATTTTGACATTTTTAGGCTATTTTTTCGGTCAAAATGAAGCGCTCCTCAATGAGCATTTACACACTATATCGATTGCTTTGATTATTTTCATCGTTATCTTTGCTGCTATTTACATTTGGCTTCACAAGAAAAAAGAGCGCAAACGAAGCGCTAAGAAGCTTTAA
- a CDS encoding energy-coupling factor ABC transporter ATP-binding protein, translating into MIKVDNLAYQYETQCVLDKLSFEVKAGEKVVLLGNNGSGKSTLLRILAGLYFGKGNYFYKDQLITKKSVGKTFRKEIGILFQNPETMMFNPTVYDEIAFGLREFDVENVDERVHAIAEKFHLTHHLQSSPLKLSGGEKQKVMLCAILVLEPQFLLLDEPTANMDPKTTGWFVDMLSEMNITTLISTHNISLAYELGDRALVLNDKHQLIYNGEIEALMKDKKILIEGNLLHLHAHKHKDFQHSHYHMHHF; encoded by the coding sequence TTGATAAAAGTTGACAATTTAGCGTATCAGTATGAAACACAATGTGTTTTAGATAAACTCTCATTTGAAGTTAAAGCGGGTGAAAAAGTTGTTTTACTAGGAAATAATGGAAGTGGCAAAAGCACGCTGCTTCGCATTCTTGCAGGACTTTATTTTGGCAAGGGAAACTATTTTTATAAAGATCAATTGATAACAAAAAAAAGCGTTGGTAAAACCTTTCGTAAAGAGATAGGGATTTTATTCCAAAATCCAGAAACAATGATGTTTAATCCAACAGTGTATGATGAGATTGCTTTTGGGCTTAGAGAGTTTGATGTGGAAAATGTCGACGAACGTGTCCATGCGATAGCTGAAAAATTTCATTTAACGCACCATCTTCAAAGCTCTCCTCTTAAACTGAGTGGTGGTGAAAAGCAAAAAGTTATGTTATGCGCTATTTTGGTTCTTGAGCCACAGTTTTTACTTTTAGATGAACCCACTGCCAATATGGATCCAAAAACAACAGGATGGTTTGTTGATATGCTCTCAGAAATGAATATCACAACCCTTATTTCAACCCATAATATCTCTTTAGCCTATGAACTTGGTGATAGAGCACTCGTTTTAAACGATAAACATCAATTGATTTATAATGGCGAAATTGAAGCGCTAATGAAAGATAAAAAGATACTGATTGAGGGAAATTTACTGCATCTTCATGCCCATAAACACAAAGACTTTCAGCACTCACACTATCATATGCATCATTTCTAG
- a CDS encoding YkgJ family cysteine cluster protein: MESMMKHEGYPYAFDPKACQSCSGKCCIGESGYIWVTQEEIRAIALKLSLSKEEFINNYLLKIRYRFTIKEIAYEGGYGCVFFDMEKKMCRIYDVRPQQCRTFPFWEYFKENIDEVVTECPGIIRL; encoded by the coding sequence ATGGAAAGCATGATGAAACATGAAGGCTATCCATACGCTTTTGATCCCAAAGCGTGTCAAAGTTGCTCTGGTAAATGCTGTATTGGAGAAAGTGGATACATTTGGGTTACGCAAGAGGAGATACGTGCTATTGCTTTGAAACTTTCTTTATCAAAAGAGGAATTTATCAATAACTATTTACTAAAAATTCGCTATCGTTTCACGATTAAAGAAATCGCATACGAAGGCGGCTATGGTTGCGTCTTTTTTGATATGGAAAAAAAGATGTGTCGTATCTATGACGTACGTCCACAACAGTGTCGTACATTCCCATTTTGGGAATATTTTAAAGAAAATATTGACGAGGTAGTCACAGAATGTCCCGGTATTATTCGTTTATAA
- the trpC gene encoding indole-3-glycerol phosphate synthase TrpC produces MILDEIIKRTREDLEKKKKEYTMDWLGRSLAFNPFMPRDVKPYLKSTPENPYRIIAEVKKASPSKGIIKADFDPLTIAKAYELGGADAISVLTEPHYFQGNLEYLTQIRRYVPTPLLRKDFIVDEYQILEALVYGADFILLIAKALTKAELKHLLEYALRLGLEVLVEIHDKEDLIKAIFAGANIIGINHRNLETFEMDMSLTEKLMPLIPQGKIIVAESGLNDKEIIKHLSKMGADAFLIGEYFMRELDIQASLEAIKKVD; encoded by the coding sequence ATGATTTTAGATGAAATCATCAAACGAACCCGTGAAGATTTAGAAAAAAAGAAAAAAGAGTATACGATGGATTGGTTAGGCAGAAGTCTTGCCTTTAACCCTTTTATGCCTCGTGATGTAAAGCCTTATCTGAAATCTACGCCAGAAAATCCTTACCGCATTATTGCGGAAGTCAAAAAAGCAAGTCCAAGCAAAGGTATTATCAAAGCTGATTTCGATCCTCTTACCATTGCTAAGGCGTATGAACTCGGTGGGGCTGATGCTATCTCCGTTTTGACAGAACCTCACTATTTTCAAGGTAATTTAGAGTATTTAACCCAGATTCGACGTTATGTACCAACGCCTCTTTTACGCAAAGACTTTATTGTTGATGAATACCAAATATTAGAAGCCCTTGTTTACGGTGCTGACTTTATATTATTGATTGCAAAAGCACTGACAAAAGCTGAATTAAAGCATCTTTTAGAGTACGCATTACGACTTGGACTTGAAGTTTTAGTCGAAATCCATGATAAAGAAGATCTTATAAAAGCCATCTTTGCAGGAGCCAATATTATTGGTATCAATCACCGTAACCTTGAGACTTTCGAGATGGATATGAGTTTAACCGAAAAACTCATGCCACTGATTCCACAAGGTAAAATCATTGTTGCGGAGAGTGGATTAAACGACAAAGAGATCATTAAACATTTAAGTAAGATGGGTGCAGATGCCTTTTTGATTGGCGAATATTTTATGCGTGAGCTTGACATTCAAGCCTCTCTTGAAGCGATTAAAAAGGTCGATTGA
- the cbiM gene encoding cobalt transporter CbiM yields the protein MHIPDGYLSPITCIATYAAAFPLWVIAFKKLKEELNETTLPLIASLSALSFIIMMFNIPIPGGTSGHAVGASLIAILFGPWVASVCISLVLLIQALVFGDGGITTFGANALVMAFAASFSSYYIFNIFKQKAFASFLSGWVGIVCASIILSLFLGVQPLIASADGQPLYFPFDFALTFPAVVGSHVLFFGVVEGIFTAIAYRYIVKNRIYKGANA from the coding sequence ATGCATATTCCAGATGGCTATCTCTCTCCTATCACATGTATCGCAACGTATGCTGCTGCATTTCCACTGTGGGTTATCGCATTTAAAAAACTCAAAGAAGAACTGAATGAAACAACACTTCCCCTCATAGCCTCTTTGAGTGCACTCAGTTTTATTATTATGATGTTTAACATCCCTATTCCGGGCGGAACCAGTGGACATGCTGTAGGTGCGTCACTCATTGCGATTTTATTCGGTCCATGGGTTGCATCTGTCTGTATCAGTCTTGTTTTATTGATTCAAGCACTCGTCTTTGGTGATGGAGGTATTACAACATTTGGGGCAAATGCCCTTGTAATGGCTTTTGCTGCCTCTTTCTCTTCTTATTATATTTTTAATATTTTTAAACAGAAAGCCTTTGCTTCTTTCTTAAGTGGTTGGGTTGGTATTGTTTGTGCATCAATTATTCTGTCGCTTTTCCTTGGTGTCCAACCCTTAATCGCAAGCGCCGATGGTCAGCCCCTCTATTTTCCTTTTGATTTTGCTTTGACCTTTCCTGCCGTTGTGGGTTCTCATGTACTCTTTTTTGGTGTGGTGGAAGGTATCTTTACAGCGATTGCCTATCGGTACATTGTCAAAAACCGTATTTATAAAGGAGCGAATGCATGA
- a CDS encoding NAD(P)-binding domain-containing protein translates to MQQIYDLVIIGGGPGGIGAAVEAKVLGLKHIMMIEKGDNHSQTIRKFYKDNKRVDKNYKGQEIELKGSIDFRDGTKESTLNYFDSLLDTGEIDSAFNSEVESIIKENNEFRIVTTKAGYRAKNVIVAIGTMGKPNKPDYTLPLSLKERINFNLDKCSQNEKLLIVGGGNSAIEYAIELSKTNNVTVNYRRDTFSRLNDINLKMIQEFNGQEKLRLRLGMDIVSVENENGLVKVNFTDGYYTIYDRVVYAIGGTTPVDFLRKCGISLDSEGKPEFDENYETKTKGLYLAGDIAVKSGGSIAIALNHAYSIVSHILNSK, encoded by the coding sequence ATGCAACAAATTTACGATTTAGTCATTATTGGTGGTGGACCTGGCGGTATTGGTGCAGCGGTTGAAGCAAAGGTGCTTGGACTGAAACATATTATGATGATTGAAAAGGGTGATAACCATTCACAAACGATCCGCAAATTTTACAAAGATAATAAACGTGTTGATAAAAACTACAAAGGTCAGGAGATCGAACTTAAAGGCTCTATTGATTTCCGTGATGGCACCAAAGAGAGCACACTGAACTACTTTGACTCACTTTTAGATACGGGCGAGATTGACTCAGCATTTAACAGCGAAGTTGAGAGCATCATCAAAGAAAATAACGAATTTCGTATCGTAACAACCAAAGCGGGATACAGAGCCAAAAATGTTATCGTCGCTATTGGCACGATGGGAAAACCCAATAAACCCGATTACACACTACCTCTCTCACTCAAAGAACGCATCAATTTCAACTTAGACAAATGTTCACAAAATGAAAAACTATTGATTGTGGGTGGTGGAAACTCTGCCATAGAGTATGCGATAGAGCTTTCCAAAACCAATAACGTTACTGTTAATTATCGTCGTGACACCTTTAGTAGGCTCAACGACATCAATCTTAAGATGATTCAAGAGTTCAATGGACAAGAGAAACTTCGTCTTCGCCTTGGTATGGATATTGTATCGGTAGAAAATGAAAATGGTCTTGTCAAAGTTAACTTTACCGATGGCTATTATACGATTTACGATCGTGTAGTGTATGCAATTGGCGGAACAACACCGGTTGATTTTCTACGAAAATGTGGGATTTCACTTGATAGCGAAGGAAAACCCGAGTTTGATGAAAATTATGAAACCAAAACCAAAGGGCTTTATTTAGCAGGTGACATCGCGGTTAAAAGTGGTGGAAGTATCGCTATTGCGCTTAACCATGCGTATTCTATTGTGTCACATATTTTAAATTCAAAATAA
- a CDS encoding DnaJ domain-containing protein yields the protein MFQGLEYSDFEKALTTLGVVSKTDKKTLHKLYLSLSKEFHPDAPNGDTAKFQAINDAYQLVKTYMENYRFDFDEVEFKKQYPFSKSDWLSGR from the coding sequence ATGTTCCAAGGTTTAGAGTACAGTGATTTTGAAAAAGCACTCACAACCTTGGGCGTTGTCTCCAAAACCGATAAAAAGACCCTTCACAAACTTTACCTTTCCCTCTCCAAAGAATTTCATCCAGACGCCCCAAATGGCGATACCGCAAAATTTCAAGCAATCAACGATGCGTACCAGTTAGTAAAAACGTATATGGAAAATTACCGTTTTGATTTTGATGAAGTAGAGTTTAAAAAACAGTATCCGTTTTCGAAGAGTGATTGGCTGAGTGGAAGATAA
- a CDS encoding tRNA1(Val) (adenine(37)-N6)-methyltransferase, giving the protein MTLFQPEQGYRYNSDTLLLYDFIASFTPKGELLDVGCGCGILGLLLKRDFPALHVNLLDIQAQNCEISKANAHANNIEIASFTCKDFLEAKFEHKFDMIVSNPPFYHKGGVKSENDALCLSRHSSALPFTAFATKVTKSLSNRGYFFFCYDAKQLDSLMATLLANGLNVEDICFVHPKEEKEASLVLIRARKNSKTLCKIHPPLFIYSGETFSPHVQTIFDRSQTKSVPWKA; this is encoded by the coding sequence ATGACCTTATTTCAGCCAGAACAGGGGTATCGCTACAACAGTGATACCCTTTTGCTTTATGATTTTATCGCCTCGTTCACACCAAAAGGTGAATTACTGGATGTTGGTTGCGGTTGCGGTATTTTGGGGCTTTTACTCAAACGAGATTTTCCAGCTTTACATGTAAATCTTTTAGACATTCAAGCTCAAAATTGTGAAATTTCCAAAGCCAATGCACACGCGAATAACATAGAGATCGCCAGCTTTACATGTAAAGATTTTTTAGAGGCGAAATTCGAGCATAAATTTGATATGATTGTATCTAATCCACCTTTTTACCATAAAGGCGGTGTTAAAAGTGAAAACGATGCACTCTGTCTTAGTCGTCACAGTAGTGCGCTTCCATTTACTGCATTTGCCACTAAAGTTACCAAAAGCCTTTCCAATCGTGGTTATTTTTTCTTCTGCTATGATGCCAAACAACTGGATAGTTTGATGGCAACACTGCTTGCCAATGGATTGAATGTGGAAGATATTTGTTTTGTACACCCAAAAGAAGAGAAAGAAGCTTCTTTGGTACTAATTCGTGCACGTAAAAACTCAAAAACATTGTGTAAAATTCATCCACCACTTTTTATCTATAGTGGTGAAACATTTAGTCCTCATGTACAAACTATTTTTGATCGATCTCAAACAAAGAGTGTACCATGGAAAGCATGA